Within the Candidatus Limnocylindrales bacterium genome, the region TCATTACTCCGGCAGGTTGCCCCATTCGGGTATCTCTGGATCAAAGCCCGCTTGCGGCTCCCCAGAGCTTTTCGCAGCTTGCCACGCCCTTCTTCGCTTCTTAGCCCCAAGGCATCCACCGCCTGCTCTTAGTAACTTGACTGTACAACTTTAGGCTTCAGATACTCAGTTACTTCTTTACTTAAACTTTTCAAAGAACAAAAAATGAAACACTTATTTCATGAGTTTATAACTACTTCCGTAAACTTAATATAGCATCTGGCTTTAACATTATCAACAGCTTCTTCCACTTTCTTTCCAATCTCGACTTACCCACCGTTCCGGTTTGAAATCCAATAGGTGCCTACCATGTTACTTGCTCTTTTCAAAATTAGCAAGGGGTTTCTTTAACTTTCTTTATAAATTATAGTTGTCCGGGATAAATCTATGATTTGTTTTTTTCTAAGTTTCAAAATCGAAATTCAGGATAATGGACCTGGGAGAATCTAGGCTATTCTTACTCTTTTGGACAGGAAGGCTGGCCTGGACTATACCTTTTTTTTTGTTGATAAAGGAGCCAGAGAAGGCAGATCAGACAGAGAACAAGTATTAAGGTTCGATTCACTCTTCTAAGGGTCAGGACCAGGTGCTCAATGTCGGCTCCCAGATAGTAAACCAGAGTGGTATTAAGGGGGATACTTATCACCGATGCCAGTCCATCCATCAAGAGGAACATTTTTGGTTTCATCCCCATGGTCCCGGCCATAAAAAAAGTTACCGGTCGAATTCCGGCAAAAAATCGGGCCAGAAAAACCGCCTTATCTCCATATTTGTCGAAATACTCCCTGGTTTTCTGGATTTTATCTTTGGTTAAGAAGGTATGCAGAAATTTAATCCCTAAGACCCGATCTCCCCATTTCCGACCCAGCAGATAAATGATTCCATCGCCGGTTAGTGCTCCTATAACCAGGACAACTATGGTCATATAAAGGTTTGTGTACCCTTTATAGGCCAGGAATCCTCCGGCTACAATAACGGTTTCTTCCGGAAGAGGGAGACCCAGACCACAGAGTAATAAAACCACAAAAATACCTGCATAGGTAAACTGTTCAAGGTAGACAGATAGGAGATCTAACATTCTTATAATCCATACTCCAGGGCTTTTCGGTGGACCGTTCTGACCCCAACTCCTAATAATCTCGCTGCCTTAGTTTTATTTCCTTTGGTTTCTTCCAGGGTTTTTTTATAAACCAATCGTTCGATTTCTGCCAGGGGGGTTCCGATCTGAATCACAATACTTTTTTCATTCCGGGACGGTGTTTTTACATAGGCGGGTAAATTTACGGGAAGGATATAGTTTCCATTGGTAGATAACATGGCGGATTCTATACAGTTCTCTAATTCTCTTACATTTCCAGGCCAGTCATAGAGGGACAAAAGATCCAGGGCTTTATGATTAATTCCCTGAATAGCCAGGTCGTGTTTTTTATTAAATTTTTCTATAAAATGGGTTACTAAAAAAGGTATATCTTCTTTCCGCTCCCGGAGCGGAGGTAAATCGATCTTAACCACATTTAGTCGGTAGAAAAGGTCTTCACGAAACTTACCTGCTTTAACAGCCGCCCAGAGGTCTTTGTTAGTTGCTGCAATGACCCGGATATCTACCTTGAGAGTTTTATCGCCACCAACCCGTTCAAACTCTCCTTCTTGTAAAACTCTTAAAAGTTTAACCTGGGTTGTAGGGGACATTTCACTGACCTCATCTAAAAAGATGGTCCCTCCGTGGGCCAATTCAAATCTCCCCTTTCTTTTTGAAACGGCTCCGGTAAAAGCTCCCCTTTCATGTCCAAATAATTCGCTTTCTAAAACACCTTCACTTAAAGCCCCACAATTAACCTTGATAAAAGGCATCGAAGCACGAGGACTGTTGTAATGGATGGCATTGGCAATAAGTTCTTTTCCGGTACCACTTTCTCCGTAAATCAGTACATTACTTCGCCGGGGAGAGACCTGCCGAACGATCTCGAAAACCTTTTTCATAAGGCTACTTCGACCAATAACGTTGGAAAACGTATAGTTGGCCTCTAAGGTTTGCTGTAACTGTCTGTTTCGGAGTGAAAGAACCTGAACCTCTAAAGCTTTCTCAATAAGAATTCCCAACTTCCGCAGATCCAGAGGTTTTGTAAGAAAATCATAGGCTCCTTCTTTCATGGCCTGAACGGCCAGTTCGATATCTCCAAAAGCCGTCATCATAATGAATTGGATATCCGGCTTTTCTTTTTTAATCTCCCGAATCAGATCCAGACCATATAATTTAGAAAGAAGTAGATCTGTTAATAAAAGATTAACGTCTTCCTTTTTAGCTATTTCCAGGGCACTCAGCCCATCATAGACCACAATGACTTCGTAGTCTTTCTTTTTCAAATATTGACCCAACCCATCAGCTACATTGACGTCATCTTCGGCAATTAAAATGGTTTTTTTCAAGGCTCTCCCTCCCTTTAATTTTATGGCTTTATAGATGGTAACAATCTGAGTCGTTCATCCTCTGTAAAAACGACTCCAGTTGCTACTACCGGCTATTTTTCTGAACTGATGGGAAGTTTGATGATAAAAGTTGTTCCTTTACCTTTCTCGCTAACAACCTCAATTTTGCCGTTATGACTTCGGACGATTTTTTGAGCAATCGGCAAACCCAAACCCGAACCTTGTTCTTTAGTCGTATATAAAAAATCAAAAATCTTTTCTAAATCTTCTTTAGGAATTCCACATCCGGTATCTGAAACTTCCACCTCAATATACTTTTCAACCCTTCGGGTCAGGATTTTCAAGTTTCCCCCTTCCGGCATGGCCTGGATGGCATTTCGAATCAGATTGAGCAGGACAAGCCTGAACTGATCTTCATCCAGCTCTATGAGAGGAAGTCCTTCCTCCAGTTCTGTTTGGATAATTACCTTAGACAAACGGGCTACCGGATATTGAAAATCCACTACCGATTTAATAACCTGGTTAATCTGAAGGGAAACTTTCTCAGGAGGAGGAAGCCGACCCGAGTTTAAAAAACTACTTAAATTTCGATCTAATCTCAGAATTTCTTCTTGTAAGGTCGCAATCAGATGATCTACTTCGGGGGATCTGTTTTTAATCTCTTCTATCTCGCTTTTCAGAAGCTCAAAATGGACATTCATAGAGGTCAAAGGATTACGGATCTCATGGGCTACCCAGTTGGCCAGACTGCTTACGGTGAACAACCGACTCTGGTGAACTATTTTTTCAATAAGCATGATTTTTTGGGTCACGTCGGTGATCAGCAACAAAGCTCCGCGATAGTGTCGGTCTTCCTCACTAAAAATAGGTATGATATTGATATTTAAGATTCGCTCCTGCGGTTCGGTCAGGATAACTTCTACATTGCTTAAAACCACACGTTCTTTGAGGGCTTTAGAGAATAACGCCAGTAAGTTGGCCTGGGGGATAATTTCATCAATTTTACGATTCCTGGCTTCCTTGCCACGAATGCTAAATAACTGTTCAACATTGGAATTGAAAACCCTGACCCGATTATTCTCATCGACCAGAATCAATCCATCTCCTAAATTCTCGGATTTATCCGAAAGGGCCGCTTTAATAGCTCGTATATCCATGGATTCGCTTAAGTAAAGATTCCCGTTGAGTCTCCTGATTCAGGTTTTCCTAAGAGGAAATTTAAGTTCTGTGTCCTTGTTTTCTAACTGATAGAGTAGACAAGGTTCTTAAGTTAGTCAAGGTTTTTTGAACAGTTGGATTAATTTTTCCTAATGGATCTCAGTTTCAGAATGGAACACTAAAAAAATAAGGCCGCCTCTTCAAGGCGGCCTGGCGAGTTCTCCCGAAGCCTTTATGTGGGTCGTTTAGAGTTCCTGTCTCTGCTGATTTCGGAGTCTTGCTTTAACCGGATATGAAAAACCTGAATTTATTTCAGGTTGTCCAGACTGGATGATATTTTCAGCCTGTTGAATAAGGATCACACGATCCATAATGATCATCAGGTTCTCGGTAGAACTTTCCGAGTAAGAAAGAATCTCTGAAAGATAGCCCGGAATCAGTTCTTCCTTATAGTATTCTGGATATCGGGCATTGTCCTTTTCATATCTCTGGCCATTCCATACATAGATATCCGTCCAGTAAGCCCATTGGGAATGAGATCCAGAAGTTCCACCCACCGAATCTACCAAAAGTTCGAAAATTCCATCCTGGTTAAAATCCCGAAGGCGTACCCATTGGTTAAATACCTCGGTTTGAAGGTGATCCCCGGAAAACCAGAAGATCTCGCGAATATCCTGATAACTACTGGCTCCTGAGGAACATCCTAAAATGAGATCAGGACGTTGATCCTGGTTGAGATCCCGAATATCTACGACATAGTAAAAATCCCCTGTTATTTCGGAGACTGCAATGGGTTGGTAGTAATCGAAAAATTTTTTAAGGATCGTCGCCCGATAATAATTTCCTGATATAACTCTGGGGACCAGGAGAATCTCTTCCTGGAGATCTCCATCAAAATCTATTCCAAAGATTTGTAAAGATTGCTCAAGATTAACAGGGTTTCCATCAAAATCTTTCATCTTTGTAACGGAAACAAACCCGCTCTGAGAAGGATCTTTAAAATCATCTTGCCAGATCACCAATTCAGAAAGTGGGATAGATTCTTGAGCTTCTTGGAAAGATTTTTCATAATCTGTTCCTTCGTTAAAGGCATATTCCCTGAAATCAATCTTTTGGGAATGGGCAGATTTTTTTATAGATTTTATGGACAACCCAGGAATAAAGCTCCTGGCCTCAGCACTCTCTCCCAATGATAAGAGATAAAACAACCCTACCAGGTACATCACGAACCCTCGTCTCATCAATAAGTTTTTCTCCCTTAACATAGTAGATCTTTCCTCTTCATCTTTTAAGATACCTTAACTCTTTTAACTTTTCCGCTCTTTCTTTTATCTATTGCGTATTTCATACCATCTCAAAAGTTCCATTTTAGATCTGTTTTTCCCCCTCCTTTTGTTGATCTGAAGTCGAGATTTTTAGCCTTTTCGCCTTCAATCAGGAAAATATTTACCAGCTGGAATATAGCTTTTTCCCGGAAATATTTTATAAACCCTGCCAATCTGGCAGGATTTGAAAAGATTTCCCTTAAATCATGCTTATTTTGACAGGCCTCATCTTTGCAATGGAGTTCAACAGGATCATTTTGACCTGGAGCTTCTTCCTATTTTTAAAGGCTTTTTTATTGACAGTCTCTGTGGAGTTGAATAGATTCTTAGTAAAATTTGTGGAGCTTAGGCGGGCAGATGCCTGTAGGGGAACGTGGGTATACAAGGGTGCGGTGAGTTTTTCAATGGGACTGCGTCTGCGTGTTCCCATGTTTCTCTGTCTCTAATAACCATGTCCCCCCGTTTAACAACGGATCTCGTTTGTGAAGTTTTATGTAAAGAGGGTTTACTGACCGATAAACAAAGGGATTTTATAAAATCACGGGAATCCGACTATACCCGAACCCTCCAGAGTAAATTAGCTAAAGAAGGGGAGAACGGTCAGGGAACTCCTCCCCATATTGTAGATGTTATTGCGTTCATGCAGTTGAAAATGGCATCGGATCAGACGAAGCTGATCACCGAAGAAGTTATTATGCGTTGCATGGCGAAATATTGGGGATTACCCTTTCTTAAGATCGATCCCCTTAAATTAGATTTAGATGTTGTTACTTCCTATATACCCGAACCCTTTGCCCGCCGGCATAATATACTCCCCATTGTCGTCACTCCCGATGAAACGGTCTTGACCATTGCCACCATAGATCCCTGGGATGTAGAAACTCTGGAAAATATTCAGCGGGTCAGTGGTATGAAACTGGAATTGGTGATCAGTACCCGGAGTGACATTCATAAAATCATCAAGGAATTCTTTGGATTTAAACTCTCTGTAAAGGCAGCAGAAGGGGAATTGGGACATCGGATTGATATTTCAAATCTGGAGCAATACACGGAGGTGGGGACCCAGTTAACCGAGCGCCACATTATTAATGCCGTTAATTTACTGTTTAATTATGCCTTTGAACAACGGGCAAGCGATATTCACATTGAACCCAAAAGAAAATATAGTCAAATCCGGTTGAGAATTGATGGGATTTTACATAATGTACATCAGATGCCCAAAGCCGTTCATGCGGCCTTTGTATCCCGAATTAAAACTTTATCTCGTATGGATATAGCCGAAAAGCGCCGCCCCCAAGATGGGCGAATTAAGACCAAATATAAGGACAAGCACATGGAACTCCGGGTTTCTACTTTGCCGGTTGCTTTTGACGAAAAGGTCGTTATTCGAATTCTGGACCCGGATATGTTGATTCAGAAAATTGAGCATCTTGGATTTCCACCCGAGGATGTAGATCAGTATCTTTCCTTTCTGGATTGTCCCCATGGAATTATACTTCTTACCGGACCTACCGGAAGTGGTAAGACCACAACCCTGTATTCCAGCCTGGCCAAATTATCCTCTCCAGAGATCAACATTGTAACCATTGAAGATCCTATTGAAATGATCTATGAAGAATTTAATCAGGTGGCCGTCCAGCCCGGTGTAGGAATTACCTTTGATTCCTGTCTGCGGAATATTTTGCGTCAAGACCCGGATGTTATCATGGTAGGAGAAATTAGAGACCGTGAAACGGCTGAGAATGCCATTCATGCAGCTTTAACCGGACATCTGGTGTTTAGTACCCTTCATACCAACGATGCTCCTTCGGCTATAACCCGCCTCATGGATATGGGGATTGAACCTTTTCTCATCGAGTCCTCCCTGATAGGGGTTGTAGCTCAACGTCTGGTTCGTCGAATCTGCCCTTACTGTGAAAAAGCTTACTTAGCCGATGCAAAAGAAATCACACTCTTAAATTCGGCGATTCCTATAAAGATGTTTCATCATAAGCCTTTACAACTCAAGCGAGGTATGGGATGTACCTCTTGCCGAGGAACCGGTTATTTAGGCAGAGTCGGGATTTTTGAAATTATGGCGATTAATGAAAAAATTCGAGAACTGATTAGGGTCCGTGCCGGTTCAGAGGATATTAAAAAATTGGCGATTCAAAACGGAATGAAAACCCTAAGGCAAAGTGCTTTTCAGAAGATGCTGGAAGGTATTACGACTCTGGAAGAGGTTATTCGCGTAACAGGAACTCCGTAATACTGGGGATGGTAGACTGTGGACCGTAAACGATAAGCAAGAAGCAGGGGATCCCCCCTCTTGCTACGACGGACGATCCACGGTCTGCTATCCATTGCCCACGGTTTTTAATTGGACATGTTGCAAGGATTCACACCCCTTCTTTATCATTTGTATGAAAAAAAACTCCTCTCAGAAGTTAAGAAGGATCGACGACCCTATCATGTAGGACTTATTTTAGATGGAAATCGTCGATACGCCCGGGAAAAAAAATTAGAAAACCTGTCGGAAGGATACAAAAAGGGGGCTGATAAACTAGACGAGGTTTTATGCTGGTGCGAAGAACTGAATATTAAGATGCTTACCATCTGGGTTTTATCGACCGAGAATTTATTTCGTGAAGCAGAGCAATTAACCCAGCTACTCCAGGTTATCGAAAATAAAATTCTCTCCATTGCCCAGAGCCCCTGGACCCACCGAAAACAGGTTCGAGTACGGGCCGTCGGAAAAATGGAGCTCCTTCCCGAGTCTACCCGACAGGCCATTGCTTATGCCGAAGAGGTAACCCGGAATTATCGATCTTTCTTTCTTAATATTGCCGTTGGATATGGAGGAAGACAAGAAATTGTAGATGCCATCAAAAAGCTTCTGGAAGCTCGCCTGGTACAAGACGAATCCCTTGAAACCATTGTAAACAGCCTTACACCCGATGAAATCAGTAAGTATCTGTACACCTATGACTTACCAGATCCCGATTTGATTATTCGGACCAGTGGGGAGATTCGATTAAGTGGATTTCTACTCTGGCAAAGTGCTTATAGCGAGTTCTACTTCTGTGATGTAAACTGGCCGGCTTTTAGAAAAATCGATTTTCTAAGGGCCATTCGAAGTTATCAACAACGACAGAGGAGATTCGGGATGTGAAAAAGGTCAGGAGAAGAAGTTCCTCAAGTTTGGGAGTTTTTAAACGAGACGATTATACCCGGGTTTTAAAAGAATTTCGTAGTATTAGGGATCTTTAAAAAGATTAATTAAATTTAACGCAAATAAACACCGACTCAGTTTCTGTTTATCGGTGTTTATCGGCGGTTAGAAGGATGAAAAAATTCATCTTCCTTTTGTCTTTGCTCCTCTTTCTCACAGCCTGTCCTGCACCCCAGGCACCTCCCCCCGGTAAACTACCTCCCACCCAAAGAATTCCCGCCACAGCCGAAGAGGCTTACTATAAAGGACTTGAGAATCTCAACCGGGGAAATTTTGAATCGGCCATCCAATTTTTTAATCTGACCATCCAGAAAAATCCAAAATACGCCAGGGCTTTTCAAGGCTTAGGGGATGCTTATGCCGCTCAAGAGAAATACGAACTGGCCGAGAAGAATTACTTAGAAGCTCTGGAGTTGGATCCCAGGTCCCTTCCAACCCTCTTAGGTTTGGGTTCTGTTCAGGTTAAACAAGGAAACCGTCAGAAAGCTTTGGAAACTTATCGAAAAGCCCTGGAGATCAGTCCGCAGAATCCGGTTGTTCTCAATAGATTGAAGGCACTTCAATCCACCGATTTTGATGTCCACTTTCAGAAAGGACTTGAGCTTAAGCAACAGGGTCGGTTGGATGCCGCCCTGGAAGAATTTCAAGCCGCTCAACGCTCTTCTCCTCAACAAGTAGGACCCCTGGTCGAAATAGGTTATATTTTTTTGGAAAAGCAAGATTACGAGGAAGCTGAGAAGTATTTTCAAAGAGCTTTGGCTATGAATCCCGACTTTGTTTTTGCCCTCTTAGGCGCAGGTAGGGTCCGGTTGGCTAAAGGAGACCGGGAAAAGGCCCGGGAATATTTTGAGAAAGTTTTAGGTCTTGATCCGGAAAATAAACAAGCCCAGGAATTCATGGAGAAACTAAGGGAATCTGCTTCGACGGCCAAACCTGTTCCCAAGGAATATCAAGATATTGCCGCCCGCCAGGCTATTACCCGCAGCGATCTTGCCGTTCTGATCTTGATCGGACTGGATCTGGAAGAAAAAATCAAGGCCTCTCCGGAACTCGCCTCTGCCTATCGGGTTCAACCCATATCCGATATTGCAGGCCATCCGACCAAATCGTATATTGTTAAAGTTACCGCCTATGGTCTTATGGAAGTTTTCCCGGATCATACCTTTCAACCCGATGAAGTGGTCACCCGAGGCGAGTTGGCTGCTACCATAGACCGGATTTTTAAGGCTTTTTCAAAACCCTTGACCGTGGTTCCTGCACCCACCCACGAGACTCCCTTTAAAGATGTTTTGCCGGAAAATATTTACTATCAGGCGGTGGTCAGTGTCTCCCAAGCAGGAATCATGAATGGGGCCTCGGATTCAGAATTCGGTCTGGATAAACCAGTTTCCGGGAGCGAAGCTATGGAAATCATAGCCAAAGTGAAGGAAATGCTATGACGAACCAGGAAATCGTTTCCATTTTAAACTTTATCGCAACAGCCCTCGAATTCCAGGGTGAAAATCCATTCAAAATCAAAGCCTATCAAAAGGCAGCCCGAAGTATTGAAGCTTTAACGACAGATGTGGCCTCTTTAGTGGAAAGGGGTGAACTCAGACAAATTGAGGGGATTGGAGAAGCCATCGAAAAGAAGATAACGGAATTGGTCAAGACAGGACGTCTGGAGTACTATGAAAAGTTAAAAGCCTCTATTCCGGAGGGGTTATTTGAACTTCTTAAAATTCCCCACTTAGGGCCTAAGAAACTAAAAATCCTCCATGAAAAACTCGGAATTACCACCCTGGGGGAATTGGAATATGCCTGCCATGAAAATAGACTCTTAGAGCTACCCGGGTTCGGTAAAAAAACACAACAGGCTATCCTGGAGGGTATTCAATTTGTTAAAAGTACCTGGGATCAGTTTCGTTTAGGGGAAGCTTTACCCACGGCCCTGGAACTTAAAAAACTTCTAAAGGATCGGGCTCCTGTAACCCAGATCAGTTTAACCGGAGGAATCCGCCGTTGGAAGGAAGTCATCAAAGATATTGATTTAGTTGTCAGCAGTTCAGAACCTGAAAGGGTTTTAGAAATTTTTATTCAATTCCCCCAGATAGGTCAGATTCTTTCTAGAGAACCCGGTCGATGCGTTGCCCGACTGGCCAACGGAATTCCTGTCGATTTAAACCTCGTCGATGAAGAGATTTATCCCTATTTTCTCTTTTATTCCACCGGTAGCAAGGATTTTCTAAAAGCCGTCCAGGACCTGGTCGCTAAAAAGGGTCTGATCTTGAACGATCGGGGACTATTTAAGGAAGGGCAAAAACTAATTTGTCAAAGCGAGGAAGAAATCTTCTGGCACTTGGACCTGCCTTACATCCCGCCTGAATTAAGGGAAAATACCGGAGAGCTTGTTGCAGCCAGAGAAGGCCAGCTACCTTCTCTGATAGAAGAAAAGGATATCCGGGGCCTCCTCCATGTCCATACCCATTGGAGCGATGGTATTGCCTCTATCCAAGAAATGGCTGAAGCAGCCCAGGAGTACGGTTATGAATATATCGGGATCTCGGATCACAGCAAAGCCGCCTTTTATGCCCATGGTCTTGATAAAGAAAGACTACTCAAACAATGGGAAGAAATCGACCGGGTCAATGAGGAACTCCAGGGAATCCAGGTTTTGAAGGGGATGGAAGTAGATATCCTGGCAGATGGAACCTTAGATCTGGAAGAGGCATTGCTGGCCCGATTAGACTTTGTGGTTGCGTCGGTTCACAGTCGCTTTAAAATGAACCGGGAGGAAATGACCCGACGGATTCTGAAAGCCATGGAAAATCCCTACGTAACCATCCTGGGTCATCCAACCGGAAGGCTTATTCTAAGTCGGGAGCCTTATCAAGTCGATATGGAGGCTCTGCTGGAAGGGGCTCGAAGAAATGGCGTGGCTATGGAACTCAATGCACACCCCCATCGTTTGGATCTTTACTGGCTCCATCTTAAAATGGCCATGGAAAAAGGGGTCAAAATCTCCATTAACCCAGACGCACATCAGGTGGAAGGCCTGAGCCATATGGTATATGGCATCGGTACCGCTCGAAGGGGTTGGGTTCCTAAAGAAGCAGTTTTGAATACATTTCCCTGGGAAGAATTTAAAAAGAAACTTAAAGGTACGACATAATAAGCTGTGGATTCATGATTTTTTATGAAAAATAAAAAAGGAGTTCTCTTATGAAACTAGATGCCAATACCATGTCCCTCGACTTACAAGATATTCCTGCTCAGGTAAAAGCCATTGAGCAGATGGGTTTTGATGCCGTATGGACGGCTGAGACCCAACACGATGCCTTTTTACCCCTGGTGCTGGCAGCAGAGCATACCCGGAACATCCAGATCGGTACGGCCATAGCCGTTGCTTTTGCTCGTAGCCCTGGAAATTTAGCTTATATAGCCTGGGATTTAGCAAAATATTCCAGGGGACGTTTTATTCTCGGCTTAGGGAGTCAGGTCAAGGCCCATAATACCCGCCGCTTCGGTGCAACATGGGAAAAACCTGCGGCTAAGATGCGGGAGATTGTTTTAGCCATTCGGGCCTTATGGGAGTGCTGGCAGAATAGAACCCCATTGAATTTTAGAGGTGAGTTTTTCAATCTGAACCTGATGACTCCCTTTTTCGATCCAGGACCCCATGAGTATCCCAGAATCCCTATTTATATTGCCGGGGTAAATCCTCTCATGTGTCAGGTTGCTGGCGAGGTTTGCGATGGACTCCATGCCCATCCTCTGACCTCTGCGGATTATCTGCGTGAAGTGATTTTACCCAATGTTATGAAGGGCCTGGAAAAGTCTGGACGAACCCGGGAAGATATGACCATCTGTTTAAGTTTCTTCGCCATTCCTACCGACGACCCTGATCGATCGGCCATTGAACAGATGGTTCGCCAGCAGATCGGTTTTTATGCTTCAACTCCGGCTTATAAAGGGGTCATGGAACTCCATGACTGGCAGGATGCACAGGCCCGATTAAGTAAACTCGCTCGCGAAGGGCGCTGGAAGGAAATTCCAGAGGCTATCACCGATGAAATGCTCCATGCGTTTGCAGTTATCGGTCCATGGACCGAGTTACCCACCCTCATTAAGAGGCGATACGGCGGTTTGGTCGATCGTGGGCGGTTTTATTTTCCCTTTATTCCAGGTGAAAAAGATCCTATCTGGCGTCAGGTTATCCAATCCTTTAAGAATAATACCCGTTAAAGGGAAGTCGTGTGTGGAAGTATGGGAGTATGGGGGTATAGCAGTATATACCTCCATACTTCCATACTCCCATACTCCCATACTTTCTACCTACGAAGAGATTACCTCTTCACCGGGTATCCCTGTTATCTCGGCCTTCATCTGTTGCCAGGCCTGACGGGCTTCTCCGACTGAACCCTCATCTTCGATAGTTGTGATATCTCCCGGCTCCTTATCCAGGACCACTGCCTTGAGCACCCGGCGCATAATTTTGCCGCTACGGGTTTTGGGTAGCATGTTAACAAAATTGAGATCCCCTACAACGGCAACCGGACCCAATTCCCTTCGGATGGTTTCTAAAACCTCCTGGCGGAGTTGGGGGGAAGGTTCATAGCCGTGCTTAAGGACTACAAAGGCTGAGATGACTTCTCCACGAACCGGATCCGGTCGACCGGTTACACCGGCTTCGGTGACGGCAGGGTGCTTCAGAATCGCACTTTCAACCTCAATGGTACCTATGCGATGGGCGGCGATCTTGATCACTTCGTCGGCCCGTCCGGCAAACCAGACATAACCATCTTCGTCGAGATGAGCCGAATCCCCGGTAAAGTAAACATTTTTATTCGGTATCCGTTTCCAATAATCTCGACCGTAGCGCTCGGGCTCTCCCCAGAGGGCCGGAGTTAAACTCGGGAAAGGTCGTTGAATAACCAGAATACCTTTTTCCCCGGGAGCACATAGCTCCCCCTCCGGGGTCATGACGGCTATTTCCATTCCGGGTAATGGAATGCCTGCCGATCCGGGTTTGATGGGAACCAGGGTAAGCCCATAGGGATTACCGATGACCGGTCCGCCGGTTTCTGTCTGCCACCAGTGATCTATGACCGGGATTCGGTCGTTGAGGACTTGTTTTTGTAGCCATTCCCAGGCCGGAGCGTTCAATACCTCACCGGCACAAAATATACGTTCCAGGGAGGAAAGATCGGATTTACGAGAGGGGCCTTCGCCATAGCGCATCAAAAGCCGAACGGCGGTGGGGGAAGTGAAAATACCGGTTACTCCAAATTCCTCTATGATCT harbors:
- a CDS encoding TIGR03617 family F420-dependent LLM class oxidoreductase codes for the protein MKLDANTMSLDLQDIPAQVKAIEQMGFDAVWTAETQHDAFLPLVLAAEHTRNIQIGTAIAVAFARSPGNLAYIAWDLAKYSRGRFILGLGSQVKAHNTRRFGATWEKPAAKMREIVLAIRALWECWQNRTPLNFRGEFFNLNLMTPFFDPGPHEYPRIPIYIAGVNPLMCQVAGEVCDGLHAHPLTSADYLREVILPNVMKGLEKSGRTREDMTICLSFFAIPTDDPDRSAIEQMVRQQIGFYASTPAYKGVMELHDWQDAQARLSKLAREGRWKEIPEAITDEMLHAFAVIGPWTELPTLIKRRYGGLVDRGRFYFPFIPGEKDPIWRQVIQSFKNNTR
- a CDS encoding acetate--CoA ligase; the encoded protein is MELINPIAQRWRREATLDPEGFWARAAEQLPWFRKWDRVFEWNFPTFRWFLGAQTNLAYNCLDYHINRGWGGHTALIYINERGERRLFTYAQLRHEVERIAAALRGMGIQKGDRITIYMPLCPEAVMLMLATVRIGAIHSVVFAGFGAGALIDRIQASGSRLVFTADVTFRKGKDVHLKEIVDSALETAGHSVTQVIVLHRTRDDIPMTPGRDIFWSEFLARAADQSGGYISMEANEPAYILATSGTTAKPKLAVHTHGGYSVGIYSMGRWCFNMRPTDVWWSTSDIGWVVGHSYIVYAPLLIGCTTLAYEGALDHPGPETPWQIIEEFGVTGIFTSPTAVRLLMRYGEGPSRKSDLSSLERIFCAGEVLNAPAWEWLQKQVLNDRIPVIDHWWQTETGGPVIGNPYGLTLVPIKPGSAGIPLPGMEIAVMTPEGELCAPGEKGILVIQRPFPSLTPALWGEPERYGRDYWKRIPNKNVYFTGDSAHLDEDGYVWFAGRADEVIKIAAHRIGTIEVESAILKHPAVTEAGVTGRPDPVRGEVISAFVVLKHGYEPSPQLRQEVLETIRRELGPVAVVGDLNFVNMLPKTRSGKIMRRVLKAVVLDKEPGDITTIEDEGSVGEARQAWQQMKAEITGIPGEEVISS
- the polX gene encoding DNA polymerase/3'-5' exonuclease PolX, with protein sequence MTNQEIVSILNFIATALEFQGENPFKIKAYQKAARSIEALTTDVASLVERGELRQIEGIGEAIEKKITELVKTGRLEYYEKLKASIPEGLFELLKIPHLGPKKLKILHEKLGITTLGELEYACHENRLLELPGFGKKTQQAILEGIQFVKSTWDQFRLGEALPTALELKKLLKDRAPVTQISLTGGIRRWKEVIKDIDLVVSSSEPERVLEIFIQFPQIGQILSREPGRCVARLANGIPVDLNLVDEEIYPYFLFYSTGSKDFLKAVQDLVAKKGLILNDRGLFKEGQKLICQSEEEIFWHLDLPYIPPELRENTGELVAAREGQLPSLIEEKDIRGLLHVHTHWSDGIASIQEMAEAAQEYGYEYIGISDHSKAAFYAHGLDKERLLKQWEEIDRVNEELQGIQVLKGMEVDILADGTLDLEEALLARLDFVVASVHSRFKMNREEMTRRILKAMENPYVTILGHPTGRLILSREPYQVDMEALLEGARRNGVAMELNAHPHRLDLYWLHLKMAMEKGVKISINPDAHQVEGLSHMVYGIGTARRGWVPKEAVLNTFPWEEFKKKLKGTT